Genomic window (Brachionichthys hirsutus isolate HB-005 unplaced genomic scaffold, CSIRO-AGI_Bhir_v1 contig_576, whole genome shotgun sequence):
TCTTCTCTCTCGCAGGACAACCGGTCGGCATCGACTGGACCCGCTGGCGAACCAAGCGCTGAGTCATGGTAGGAAGCTTTCCCAACAGCCTCTTAATTATAAGGACTCGGAGTCAGGAGATTGAAACTGGGCACTTTGAACAAGGGCCGCTGACGGGCCGGTTTGTGGAATTCAGAAGTTCGTGAACTTCGTGAAGTATTGAGGATTGCCTTTAGTTGATGTGTTTGCTGGAGCTACTTACGCTACTGGAGCTGGTGTCGTGcgttgtgcgtttgtgtgcaggCGGGCTGACGACTGGGAGCTGTGTgtgctcctgctgctctggcTGCTGCTCTACTGCTGGTGGCTGCTGCCTCAGGTGGACCTGAAGACGTTGCCCGGCCTGCTGCTGAACCTCCCCCGCTGAAACCTTCCCTCACGCCGACCGCCGAGAAAAGGGCAGACGCACAGCCTAGGCCACTGTCCTTCCCTGCCATTATACTGACTTCAGATCAGCTGGTGGCATCTAAAACGCAGCTTGAAGCGAGCTGTGTCGACACGAtcattgttgggggggggggggggattaattcAGAGGCTTTTACGACTGAAACTAAAACGGCCACCTATTGTTGTAACGCTTTGTATGGTGAGGCTAAACAGGTGATATATAAGTACACTCTATTTaccattatttatattttatattatgttGATAGGAAGTGCTGAATACGTAATACTGAATGTTTCATATTAAGAAATGTAAAGCAACAGGAGCATAAAAGTTTACAAGAGTTCAAGTCTTATATTTTGTTGAGGAAAAGGTTGTAGTATAATTTCAAGACTAAAAACGCTTTGGGAAAAGCGTCATTCTTTTAGTCTCAATCTAAACCAAGGTAAAGGTCCTGATGTTATTTTTatgaggaaaaaatatttaagaataaattatttttggaaaAGATTCATGTTTAGACAAAGGATGAAACTGAATGTggatgaatattattattattttgatcgTTTAAATATCAGTTTACACGTTAAAAATGAATTTGCATGAAGTAAAGATATTCTAATAATGAAATTGTTGTTcaaatgtactgtatttatAATTCTACATTTAAATACGATATTCTTCTGATATTCTGACTATTTCTTTTTGAATAAAAGTTTTAAcatattgatattattattctCCAGATGTTCCCTGTTTACGCAAAACATTCTGACTTTATTTGTCTCGCCTTTGGTGTTGGTGATGTTGCCACGTTTCTGCCACTATAACGGTGTGATTGCTCATCTGTGAACAGAGGTCCAGATTATCCTCCTTTAAGACAATAtagcagtttgtgttttttgctgtgcagggctgacacacacacacacacacacacacacaatggactCATGGACCCGAATAGCCATTCAAGTCTTAAGGAGGAGTGTCACTGGAACTGTTAGACCTTTGTGACAACACAGAAGTTGCCAAAGATAGTACAGAAAGTCTGCAGGCTCACAATAGGCCTTCAGTAATAGGAATGTTTTTAATCACAGAGAAGGGCGAGCAGTGATCTCAGTCCGGCTTTATATTGTTaaactgaaatgtatttgtgaTATTTTACGGCTCATAAATTATAAGAATggagttttcaaatgttttatgaTCAGTAAATACTTTACATGCGAAGATTTGATTGAgcttgtccaaaaaaaaagaatgctttGCAATGAAAAAGGCTATTTCTGAACCATGCCTGTCTGTGTTTATTGACTCTTTCCGTGGCACCAGCTGACCTGAAATCAGCTTCTACATTCACTGACTGCACAAAGCTCTGCTTCATTCATTTACACACTACAAATCACAATCTTATCTTTCTCTTAAAACCAGCATCATTTATAGTGAGAGCATCTGTTGCATTAACGTCATGCAGCAAAATGCCTCTTAGTATTTCTCATTGATCTTCTCATGGAGAGTTAAATCAATTGCCACCAGGGATGTGCCGCACACAGGATGCACACTCCCTGTTGCTGGCTCCTGTATCTGCACACGCGTTAATAACCTGCTTCActtgaaacaaatcaaatatgaTCAGACTACCAATTAGCTATTGTTAGCCGTCTTGCTCTTTGTTGTGAATAAATGAGTGAACTGTACACAACAATCAAAGAACCTTACACTTGTTCTTCAgattaagcttttttttttttgttgagtgaaactgctcctaaaaaaaaaatcagcaaagAATAACTTTCTGATGACATTTTGGCAAGTTCAGCAACGCAGAAATCACATCATGAAAAAGCTCACTCGGGTTTTCAGCGAGGAGCAGGCGGAACCCTCTGCATGATTGGGGTGCGGTCGGACCGATTTAAGTGACGCAcaccttcttcttcctgttatGATCCGGGAGCGGCTAAAGATACACGCCAAAGCACTACGAGCGGACTAAGAAGGACTTTTATGAACATCTGCTGCGCAATATCGATCTCGCGGAAGAGTCTGAACTGGCAGCCGGTAAGAGGCAATGATTTCCTGCGCTGATATTGATGCATTGGTGCCGATTGCTGTATGTTTGGGCTTGttaatgcggggggggggcagttagcATGGGTTCTGTCATTGTTGCTAGTGTTAGCTAGCTTTGATGATTTTGTTGGATATTTCAAATTTACGGAATAATCTGCGTTTGTGCTTTGAAATTATGTTTCTTAAAATGTGCAAAGTTTGAAGTTACAATGgaaggtcaaatgaatgttgCAAATAGGTAAATTAATAAAGGATTTAATTAATAAAGAGAAGTAATTAATACGCACTTTAcagttcaaataaaaaatcctTAACATTTTAATTCGTACTATTGTTCATTTTTAACTAAACGTGATTTATAATATTAATTGCTGTATTGAAATCAATTCATTGTTATTGCTCTATTTAGGAGTGTAGACTGGTTTGCTAAATTCATACTTAATATTGTTTTACTTATTGAAATCTATTGTGTGTATTGTATATGAGAGTTGTGTGCATTTTATATTGTactggtgtgtttgtttgaaggTTTTCGCCTGACTTAAAATAAATGGACTGAGGATCCAGAAAGACTTGAGTGGAATCCCGTCTCATGTTCATCCCTTTCAAGTGTTGGGATTGTGCAGAAGTTAAAACGCGTGACAACGTtgccgttggtttgtttttgtctgtctgttagcaacataactcaagtTGGTTGGATTTTGATGAAGTCTCCAGGAaaagttgggaatgttaccaggaatggATGATTAcactttggtgatgatccagaagagatcctggagcTAATTAAACTGAATGGACAGACTTCTGACCTGGTATACGGTCCCTGAATCTgccatctgatgatgatgaatatattagatagaatgttggagtacaagtacagtcacacagtagcatgtattacagtacaaatacagtcaaacatcctgtctaagaggagcatttctaaaaagcccttgcggtcttgtttccgtcgaaagtccttcgtacataaatcatcgacatttaacaatacaaataaactaatattaaattattccattgatgcaaaataacaatgaattacAAAGActcataatatgtacaacgtaaaTGTTCTTACTATACTATTAAACGTACTTTGGAGAATCCCCCCCCCTGCGCTCACACACGACGGACCCGTACGAACTCTACGCTGATTCTTGAGACTGTGATGGGCATTTACGCAGTTTACGTCGACGACGCGTCGGCTCTTCTGAACGGAAGTGGTCCGTCCGTAGAAGTGCCCCCCCACCGCGAGATTTACGGTGAATGGCTCTTACGTTATCCGCCAAACGAGTCCAGATCCGTCTACCCCAGTCCGTCAGTCGAACGACGCATCGGGTGAGATTGAACACCGAACATTGTGATTTGTCTTTATTGAAAAGCGCGACTCTTTGGCGTGTTGTTTGCCTTGCTAGCTTTAGCCTGCTAGCTTTAGCCTGCTAGCTACCAGGCTGGCAGGTGATGGTGCATGCTGGCTGCAGCGCTACACAGGTGTTGTGCGCGTTCCATTTGGACCTGACGGTTAAGCCAAGCCCGAGTTTAGCTTTACAAATCATGCGGTCGAGGTCGGGCGAAGCGCATCCAGCCATGCATTGACCTCCAGCCGGTCACGGGCTCCGGTCCGGCGCTAGCGCTGTGATTTCCCCCGTCGCTAGCTCGTGAGCTAGCTGAAGTTGGACGCTACTTTGGGGTTTGCTGTTATTTGAGAGTTTATTCGCGTTACGCAAGAACGAACAAGCCGTCTGTCCTTTCTTTACGATCAGCGGAGGCGACGCAAGAATAACTACGTGATGTCGCAGCgttagcagttagcagttagcacccGCCGGGGTATTAGTTTGAGCTAGCCTTTAGGCCAAGGGCGTCGAAACGGTGCTCCGGTAGTTAACGAGTAGACGCTCTCAAACCGGGATATGCGGCTAAtattgttcctcaatatctctgctGATCATCGACCGACGTTTATGGAACTTGACCCGATCGTGCGGCGTGGGGACCGAGCCGTAGACGCTGCCGCCTACATGACAGTCACGGTGTTCCCGTCTCCTCTGCCAGGAAACGTGTGAGAAGACGTGGGCGATGGAATGAGAGAAGGCGGCCCGCTGGAGGAGCCCAGTCCCTCGCCTCCACCGCTCAGAAACATGGCAGGCCTGCAGCTGGTCACCCCCGCCTCTTCGCCCATGGGCCCTTTCTTTGGTCTGCCGTGGCAACAGGAGGCGATCCACGATAACATCTACACACCTAGGAAATATCAGGTAAGGGGGCCGTCCGGCGTGGTGGGATGTCCGGGCCGACCCGCTGCTCCTTTTGGGTTGAAACTATTTGCTTCCTCTGCAGGTAGAACTTCTGGAAGCAGCTCTCGAACACAATACTATTGTCTGCTTGAATACTGGCTCAGGGAAGACCTTTATTGCAGTACTTCTAACAAAAGAGCTCTCCCACCAAATCCGCGGACGCTATCAAGAAAATGCGAGGAGGACTATTTTTCTCGGGAACACAGGTACCTGCTACTGCTTTTGATGTTCCACTGAATCCACTGTAATTGATCTTTCTACCTGGCGCTTGGTGCCTGGTAGTAGCGCCGTACTGCAAAAAATGTTCAAGGAATAGGTGGTAGTTTATTTAATCGTAAAGCTCGACTCTGTGTTTTGTATGGATTATTTTCTTGTCACCCacaaatcgggggggggggggggatttttcttTTGGAAATTTAGAAATTAAAGATGTTAAAGAAACGGTATAGATTTAAGAAAGAAatgtcgggggggtgggggggggtggagggggaaaGAGCTGCAAAGTCGGAGGAGCGCTGGAGCTAAAGTCGCTCTGAGCAGGGTGGTGCGATGCTTTTAGTCAGATATGCACAAGTCGACACGGAGCGTGACGGAGGACGGCGTCTTTAAAGCGGCGAGTTTCACTTTGCGCCCCAGTTACAAGCGTCCATCAGGAAAACGGCTGAAGGGTATGAAGGCGTCTCCGTGAGAGACTGAGCTCTGCGCTCGCGGCTGATAGGTGGACGGGCATTCTGCCGCCATCATTGGAGAAGTTGAGAATCGAGTCGAGTGCTCTATTTCTGTCGCTTGACTCAAGAACGGATCcacatttttttccacattGTGTACGAGCTTTATGCATGCAGATGGACGagatttttgtcattttctttggTGATTTaacactttttttcccccgtcGTTGACTGTCTTGTTCCACTttgtccagctgtgtgtgtagcTCAGCAAGCAGCTATAGTCAGGACGCACTCAGACCTCCGGGTGGGAGAGTACACTGAACTGGAGGAGGCCCTAGGACGGACCGAGCAGCAATGGCGTCGAGAGATAATGGACAACCAGGTGAGTGACTTCTTCAACACTAACGTCGTACTCTTCATCTCGTGGGAGGAATGGAGGACCTTCGTGTCTCATGGCGTCTTGTACCGACATGGGACCAGGCTTAGGATGCGGTTATTGCTGCTCGAGTGTATTTCCCAAGTGGAGTCGTCGTGTAAGGCTCACCAGCAGAGTACACGAATGCATACAGTGTGTCGACTTGTTAGGAGAAGTCATCGCCTTTTGTAGCCGTCGCGGTAGAACGCGTCTCCTCACGTTTCTCCGCTTCCTCTCGTTCAGGTTCTGGTCATGACTTGTCACGTCTTCCTGCACATTCTGAAGAATGAAAGCCTGCAGCTGTCTAAAATCAACTTGCTGGTTTTCGATGATTGTCACCTGGCCGTCACCGACCACCCCTACTGTGAGATCATGAAGGTGAGTTTGTGCTTCCTGCGAAGGTCCAGCTGCTTTAGGGAGAAGAAACGAATGAGCAGGACCAAATCTGAGGTGTAGAGTTGAGTTAgtcctgtttttcttcttttatatacaatagtccctcattttccgcgggggttacgttccaaaaacaacccgcaataagtgaaatccgcaatgtagtgatctttattttat
Coding sequences:
- the LOC137917123 gene encoding endoribonuclease Dicer-like produces the protein MAGLQLVTPASSPMGPFFGLPWQQEAIHDNIYTPRKYQVELLEAALEHNTIVCLNTGSGKTFIAVLLTKELSHQIRGRYQENARRTIFLGNTAVCVAQQAAIVRTHSDLRVGEYTELEEALGRTEQQWRREIMDNQVLVMTCHVFLHILKNESLQLSKINLLVFDDCHLAVTDHPYCEIMKLFEGCSCTPRILGLTASILNGKCDPSELEQKIQNLERILKSNAETATDLVVLD